A portion of the Pedobacter cryoconitis genome contains these proteins:
- a CDS encoding menaquinone biosynthetic enzyme MqnA/MqnD family protein, whose protein sequence is MNKIRISAVAYTNTKPFIYGINHSEVLNQIDLSLDIPSDCAAKLIDGTVDLGLIPVAAIPQVPNANIISDYCIGSVGAVNSVFIFSNVPVGEIRTLRLDSHSRTSNNLAKVLLKFHFKQEVSYTTDVNAQTDAIVLIGDRTFGKKDDYAFAYDMGEEWMNFTGLPFVYAAWVANKVIPEAFINEFNTALKAGLEARKELLKTLPVNPVFDLDDYLMHKLDFELTAQKREALSLFLSYIEQL, encoded by the coding sequence TTGAATAAGATCAGAATTTCTGCTGTTGCCTATACCAATACCAAGCCTTTTATTTATGGGATCAATCATTCCGAAGTATTAAACCAGATAGATTTAAGTTTAGATATCCCTTCAGATTGTGCTGCCAAGTTAATTGATGGTACTGTTGATTTGGGTTTGATCCCTGTTGCGGCGATTCCGCAGGTGCCGAATGCAAATATTATTTCTGATTACTGTATCGGGTCTGTAGGTGCTGTAAACTCTGTATTTATATTTAGTAATGTTCCTGTGGGTGAAATCAGGACTTTGCGTTTGGATAGTCATTCCAGAACTTCTAATAATTTAGCTAAAGTGTTGCTGAAATTCCATTTTAAGCAGGAAGTGAGCTATACCACAGACGTTAATGCGCAAACTGATGCGATCGTTTTAATAGGTGACCGGACTTTTGGTAAAAAGGATGATTATGCTTTTGCTTACGATATGGGAGAGGAATGGATGAATTTTACTGGTCTTCCTTTTGTATATGCGGCCTGGGTAGCGAATAAAGTTATTCCTGAAGCCTTTATAAATGAGTTCAATACTGCTTTGAAAGCGGGGCTGGAAGCCAGAAAAGAATTACTGAAAACATTACCGGTAAATCCTGTTTTTGATCTGGATGATTACCTGATGCATAAGCTGGATTTTGAGCTGACGGCTCAGAAAAGAGAAGCCTTATCATTGTTTTTATCCTATATAGAACAGTTGTAG
- the mutS gene encoding DNA mismatch repair protein MutS, which translates to MAKDKTKETPLMQQHSAIKAKYPGALLLFRVGDFYETFGEDAIKTSQILGIVLTRRANGTAAYIELAGFPHHSLDTYLSKLVRAGQRVAICDQLEDPKTTKTIVKRGVTELVTPGVAYNDNILSQKSNNYLGAVYFDKSMIGVSFLDISTGEFHVAQGNAEYIDKLLQGFKPTEVIFQKSKRQEFFELFGDKFYTFPMDDWAFTTDYANETLNKHFEVSSLKGFGVDKIQTGIIAAGIVLHYLNETEHRNLKHITAISRLEEDNYMWLDRFTVRNLELVSSANENAMTLFNVLDQTSTPMGARMLHKWIVMPLKEIKPIQERLGTVEFMVAHEGLIEEFLTHIKLIGDLERLISKVGLQKCGPRELSQLKKALYHIEEIKDTALTSDNPYLIQLAEQLDPCVSIREKLQRELQEDPPALLIKGNVIADGIDEELDRLRQISSGGKDFLVEIQKREAAKTGIPSLKISFNNVFGYYLEVTHTHKDKVPAEWSRKQTLVNAERYITPELKEYEEQILGAEDKIQQIEVRLYEALMQQVAAYIRPIQLNAFLVAQLDVLLCFAQLAIKNHYVKPVMNVSKVLDIKGGRHPVIEKRLPVGEEYITNDVYLDNDTQQIIIITGPNMSGKSAILRQTGLIVLMAQMGCFVPAKAAHIGLVDKIFTRVGASDNLSSGESTFMVEMNETASILNNISDRSLILLDEIGRGTSTYDGISIAWAIAEFLHTHPSARPKTLFATHYHELNELAGTMNRIKNFNVSIKEVGNKIIFLRKLIPGGSEHSFGIHVAKIAGMPPKLINRANEILKKLEIDRTEGQSIKDSFKKVQNQAYQLHMFAVDDPVLVQIRDMLNNLDVNVLTPVEALLKLDEIQRLIKQ; encoded by the coding sequence TTGGCTAAAGATAAGACGAAAGAAACACCATTAATGCAACAGCACAGTGCGATCAAGGCAAAGTATCCTGGTGCATTATTATTGTTTAGGGTTGGGGATTTTTATGAGACATTTGGCGAGGATGCCATTAAAACTTCTCAGATACTGGGTATTGTTTTAACAAGGAGGGCAAACGGAACGGCTGCTTATATAGAGCTTGCTGGTTTTCCGCATCATTCACTGGATACTTACCTCTCTAAATTAGTCCGCGCAGGTCAGCGGGTGGCAATTTGTGATCAGCTGGAAGATCCTAAAACCACGAAGACTATTGTCAAACGCGGAGTTACCGAATTGGTGACACCAGGAGTGGCATATAATGATAATATTCTTAGCCAGAAATCCAATAATTATTTAGGCGCAGTATACTTTGATAAGTCAATGATTGGCGTTTCATTTCTGGATATTTCCACGGGTGAGTTCCATGTTGCACAGGGTAATGCGGAGTATATAGATAAGCTTCTGCAAGGCTTTAAGCCGACTGAGGTTATTTTTCAGAAAAGTAAACGTCAGGAATTTTTTGAGCTATTCGGTGATAAGTTCTATACTTTCCCGATGGATGACTGGGCTTTTACCACTGATTATGCCAATGAAACTTTAAACAAACATTTTGAAGTCAGTTCCTTAAAGGGTTTTGGTGTAGACAAGATCCAGACTGGTATTATTGCTGCGGGTATTGTATTACATTACCTGAATGAAACTGAACACCGGAATTTAAAGCATATCACGGCCATCTCCCGCCTGGAAGAGGATAATTATATGTGGCTGGACCGTTTTACAGTCCGCAATCTTGAGCTGGTAAGTTCTGCCAATGAAAATGCAATGACGCTTTTCAATGTGCTGGACCAGACTTCTACGCCTATGGGGGCCAGGATGCTTCATAAATGGATTGTGATGCCTTTAAAGGAAATCAAACCGATTCAGGAACGTCTGGGTACGGTTGAGTTTATGGTGGCACATGAAGGACTGATCGAAGAGTTTTTAACACATATTAAATTAATTGGTGACCTGGAAAGGCTGATCTCTAAAGTTGGTTTGCAGAAATGCGGGCCCAGGGAGTTGAGTCAACTAAAAAAGGCATTATATCATATTGAAGAAATAAAGGATACGGCTTTAACTTCAGATAATCCGTATCTGATTCAGCTTGCAGAGCAGTTGGATCCCTGTGTGAGTATTCGTGAGAAACTGCAGAGAGAACTTCAGGAAGATCCTCCGGCTTTATTAATCAAAGGGAATGTAATTGCGGATGGGATTGATGAAGAGCTGGACAGGCTCCGCCAGATTTCATCGGGCGGAAAAGATTTCCTGGTAGAAATTCAGAAGCGGGAGGCTGCAAAAACTGGTATTCCTTCACTAAAGATATCATTTAATAACGTTTTCGGTTATTATCTGGAAGTTACGCATACGCATAAAGATAAAGTACCTGCAGAATGGAGCCGTAAACAGACGCTTGTGAATGCAGAAAGATATATTACTCCGGAACTTAAAGAATACGAAGAACAGATTTTAGGGGCTGAAGATAAGATACAGCAGATAGAAGTCAGACTTTATGAGGCATTGATGCAACAAGTGGCTGCTTATATCAGGCCAATTCAATTGAATGCTTTCCTGGTTGCACAACTCGATGTTTTGTTATGTTTTGCGCAGTTAGCGATTAAAAATCATTACGTTAAGCCGGTAATGAATGTTTCCAAAGTACTCGATATCAAAGGTGGCAGGCACCCGGTAATTGAGAAGCGTTTGCCGGTGGGAGAAGAGTATATTACGAATGATGTTTACCTGGATAATGATACGCAACAGATTATTATCATTACAGGGCCCAATATGTCGGGTAAGTCGGCTATTTTAAGACAAACGGGTCTCATTGTGTTAATGGCACAGATGGGTTGTTTTGTTCCTGCTAAAGCTGCTCATATTGGTTTAGTAGATAAGATTTTCACCAGGGTAGGTGCTTCTGATAACCTTTCTTCGGGAGAGAGTACGTTTATGGTAGAAATGAATGAGACAGCGAGCATCCTGAACAATATTTCTGACAGAAGTTTAATCTTGCTGGATGAGATTGGCCGTGGTACAAGTACTTATGATGGTATTTCTATTGCCTGGGCGATTGCTGAGTTTTTACACACGCATCCTTCGGCAAGACCTAAAACATTATTTGCTACGCATTACCATGAGTTGAATGAGCTGGCGGGAACGATGAACCGGATTAAGAATTTCAACGTGTCAATTAAAGAGGTTGGCAACAAGATTATCTTTTTACGTAAGCTGATTCCTGGTGGAAGTGAACATAGTTTTGGTATTCATGTCGCTAAGATTGCGGGTATGCCTCCGAAATTGATCAACAGGGCTAATGAGATCCTTAAAAAACTTGAAATAGACAGAACTGAGGGACAGAGTATTAAAGATAGTTTCAAAAAGGTTCAGAACCAGGCTTACCAGCTGCATATGTTTGCTGTGGATGACCCGGTTCTGGTACAAATAAGAGATATGCTGAACAATCTGGATGTGAATGTACTGACTCCTGTGGAGGCTTTACTGAAACTGGACGAAATTCAGCGATTAATTAAACAATAA
- a CDS encoding trans-sulfuration enzyme family protein — MQTETIAIHAGNLTRSTTGDVTAPISLSTTFFRDEQGGYPGGHMYSRVSNPNRSALEKVMADLEKGADACAFSSGNTAGMTLFQALAPGSHIIAPDDMYWGFKKQLQSIFEGILTIDFIDLTTTATIESYIQSNTVMIWVETPSNPLLKITDLAAISVIAKKHQLIFACDSTFASPCFQNPILSGADIVMHSSTKYIGGHSDVLGGILITAAKNEFWDKIRNIQQIGGAVPSPFDCFLLLRSIKTLPYRMRGHAENGMALAKHLAAHSKVEAVYYPGLPSHPHHEIAKKQMSAFGGMLSILIKGDAENAKKVVNKVKLFAQATSLGGVESLIEHRASVEGPDTKTPQNLIRISVGLEHIDDLIADLEQALA; from the coding sequence ATGCAGACTGAAACCATTGCTATACACGCAGGAAATTTAACTCGCAGTACCACAGGGGATGTAACCGCTCCCATTAGCCTTTCCACCACATTTTTCAGAGACGAACAAGGTGGCTACCCTGGCGGACATATGTATAGCCGTGTCAGCAATCCAAACCGTTCTGCATTGGAAAAAGTAATGGCCGATCTGGAAAAAGGTGCAGATGCCTGTGCTTTTTCTTCTGGAAATACAGCTGGAATGACCCTTTTTCAGGCCTTAGCCCCCGGCAGCCATATTATCGCACCAGACGACATGTACTGGGGATTTAAAAAACAACTGCAATCTATCTTCGAAGGTATCCTGACCATAGATTTTATTGACCTGACTACCACAGCCACAATAGAAAGTTATATTCAAAGTAATACTGTGATGATCTGGGTAGAAACACCTTCAAACCCCCTGTTAAAAATCACCGATCTGGCAGCGATTTCCGTTATAGCTAAAAAACATCAGCTCATTTTTGCATGCGACAGCACATTTGCCTCTCCATGTTTCCAAAATCCAATTCTATCAGGAGCAGACATCGTGATGCATTCTTCTACTAAATATATTGGAGGCCATAGTGACGTATTGGGAGGCATCCTGATCACAGCTGCTAAAAATGAATTTTGGGATAAAATCAGGAATATTCAGCAAATCGGAGGCGCGGTACCCTCTCCTTTTGATTGCTTTTTGCTCTTAAGAAGTATCAAGACATTACCATACCGGATGCGCGGACACGCAGAGAATGGTATGGCATTAGCTAAACACCTCGCTGCACACTCAAAAGTTGAAGCCGTATATTATCCCGGCCTGCCTTCACATCCGCATCATGAAATAGCTAAAAAACAAATGAGCGCTTTCGGCGGCATGTTATCTATATTAATTAAAGGCGATGCTGAAAATGCAAAAAAGGTAGTGAATAAAGTCAAATTGTTTGCACAGGCTACAAGCCTTGGTGGCGTGGAAAGTCTGATTGAGCACAGAGCTTCTGTAGAAGGCCCCGACACCAAAACACCACAGAATTTAATTCGGATATCTGTTGGACTGGAACACATTGATGATCTGATTGCCGATCTGGAGCAGGCATTAGCCTGA
- a CDS encoding lipocalin family protein: MKRILFIAAILCSSLMVLQGCSPKGASAGASLKRGNVSGNWVLNDVTFDGVPAMNVKSLFSEASYKCFIGSTWKLTNSGNGSYMLPGTTDCPARTQSIFWSVSTADQTFQFKKLYEGDKAKNVTEGYRLILSEATGDRLVLKSPVDYGKNPAYIILNFTKAMK, from the coding sequence ATGAAAAGAATATTATTTATAGCAGCCATTTTATGTAGTTCATTGATGGTTTTACAAGGCTGTTCACCTAAGGGTGCATCTGCTGGTGCTAGTTTAAAAAGGGGAAATGTGTCTGGAAATTGGGTACTGAATGACGTCACTTTTGATGGCGTTCCTGCAATGAACGTAAAATCTCTTTTTAGTGAAGCTTCGTACAAATGTTTTATTGGTAGTACCTGGAAATTAACAAACAGTGGAAATGGATCTTATATGCTTCCTGGAACTACTGATTGTCCAGCAAGAACACAAAGTATTTTCTGGTCAGTAAGTACTGCAGACCAGACTTTCCAGTTTAAGAAATTATATGAAGGTGATAAAGCTAAGAATGTAACAGAAGGTTACAGGTTAATTCTTTCTGAAGCAACAGGAGATCGTCTGGTATTGAAATCACCTGTAGATTATGGAAAAAATCCAGCTTATATTATCCTGAACTTTACAAAAGCAATGAAATAG
- a CDS encoding O-acetylhomoserine aminocarboxypropyltransferase/cysteine synthase family protein has product MSANYRFETLQLHAGQEIDPTTGSRAVPIYQTTSYGFKSAEHGANLFALKEFGNIYTRLMNPTTDVFEKRVAALEGGVAGLAVASGQAAQFIALNNILEAGDNFVSSPHLYGGSYNQFKVAFKRLGIEVRFAESDNTQDFEAKIDKNTKAIYLESIGNPSFSIPDFEKLSLIAQKYDLPLIVDNTFGAAGYLFKPLEHGAHIVVQSATKWIGGHGTSIGGVIIDGGTYNWGNGKFKQFTSPSEGYHGLVFNDVFGIGSDFGNIQFIIRARVEGLRDFGPAISPFNSFLLIQGLETLSLRVQRHVDNALALATWLENHEAVSKVFYPGLESSPYHQNAKKYLKNGFGAVLSFELHGGKEQAVQFVNELQLVSHLANVGDAKTLIIQPSATTHQQLSDAEQAAAGITPQLLRVSVGIEHIDDIKADFEQAFEKLSSGK; this is encoded by the coding sequence ATGTCAGCTAATTATAGATTCGAAACATTACAACTTCATGCAGGTCAGGAAATTGACCCAACAACAGGTTCAAGAGCGGTGCCTATTTATCAAACTACTTCTTACGGATTTAAAAGTGCCGAACATGGTGCAAATTTATTTGCATTAAAAGAATTCGGTAATATTTACACCCGCTTAATGAACCCTACTACAGACGTTTTCGAGAAACGTGTAGCTGCACTTGAAGGCGGTGTTGCGGGACTGGCAGTAGCCTCAGGACAGGCAGCTCAGTTTATTGCCTTAAACAATATTCTGGAAGCGGGCGATAACTTTGTCTCTTCTCCTCATTTATATGGTGGTAGCTACAATCAGTTTAAAGTTGCTTTTAAACGTTTAGGTATAGAAGTAAGATTTGCTGAAAGTGATAACACACAAGATTTCGAAGCTAAAATCGATAAAAACACCAAAGCAATCTACCTGGAAAGTATTGGCAACCCATCTTTCAGTATTCCTGACTTCGAGAAGCTTTCTCTGATTGCTCAAAAATACGACCTTCCTTTAATCGTAGACAATACATTTGGTGCAGCAGGCTATTTATTCAAACCTTTAGAACATGGTGCGCACATCGTTGTACAATCTGCTACCAAATGGATTGGCGGACACGGCACAAGCATTGGTGGCGTAATTATAGATGGCGGAACCTATAACTGGGGAAATGGTAAATTCAAACAGTTTACCTCCCCTTCCGAAGGTTATCATGGCCTGGTCTTCAACGATGTCTTTGGAATTGGAAGTGACTTTGGAAATATTCAGTTTATCATCCGTGCAAGAGTAGAAGGATTAAGAGACTTCGGCCCTGCTATCTCCCCATTCAACTCCTTTCTTTTAATTCAGGGACTGGAAACTTTATCCCTGCGCGTGCAAAGACACGTTGACAATGCTTTAGCGCTGGCAACCTGGCTTGAAAACCATGAAGCCGTGAGTAAAGTATTTTATCCAGGCCTGGAAAGCAGCCCTTATCATCAAAACGCAAAGAAATATTTAAAGAACGGATTTGGCGCAGTGCTCTCATTCGAACTCCACGGTGGCAAAGAACAAGCAGTACAGTTTGTAAATGAACTGCAGCTCGTTAGCCATCTGGCCAATGTAGGTGATGCAAAAACACTGATCATACAACCATCAGCAACTACACATCAGCAATTAAGCGATGCAGAACAAGCAGCCGCGGGGATTACACCTCAATTACTCAGAGTATCTGTAGGAATTGAACACATCGATGACATCAAAGCAGATTTCGAACAAGCTTTTGAAAAGTTGTCATCAGGAAAATAG
- the mqnE gene encoding aminofutalosine synthase MqnE, protein MDTTAKLTFILDNADLSQELRGIALKVQQKERITFDEGVYLYEHAELGFLGVLANYIREQKHGDKTYFNRNFHIEPTNVCIYTCNFCSYSRLIKNKEDGWEMSVDGMMDILKKYDNEPVTEVHVTGGVVPKQNLEFYADFFRSVKAHRPSLHIKALTPVECFYIFKKAKLSHYDGLKYFKEAGLDSMPGGGAEIFHPEVREKIANDKCTAEQWLDIHEQAHKLGLKTNATMLYGHIEEFKHRVDHMERLRQLQDKTGGFQAFIPLKFRNQNNQMEHVPEVSVVEDLRNYAIARIYLDNFDHIKAYWAMISRQTAQLSLNFGVDDIDGTLDDTTKIYSMAGAEEQTPGMSTRELANLIKQVHRQPIERDTFYNVVTDYTDFVFEEDVKPQYYKLPVIN, encoded by the coding sequence ATGGATACGACTGCAAAGCTTACTTTTATACTGGACAATGCCGATTTATCTCAGGAACTGAGAGGGATAGCATTAAAAGTTCAGCAAAAAGAAAGGATCACTTTCGATGAAGGTGTTTATTTATATGAACATGCTGAACTAGGATTTTTAGGCGTTTTAGCTAATTATATCAGGGAACAAAAGCACGGGGACAAGACTTATTTTAACCGGAATTTTCATATTGAACCTACTAATGTTTGTATCTATACCTGCAATTTCTGCTCTTATTCGCGTTTGATTAAGAATAAAGAAGACGGTTGGGAAATGAGTGTAGACGGGATGATGGATATCCTGAAGAAATATGATAATGAACCAGTAACTGAAGTACATGTTACGGGTGGGGTAGTACCGAAGCAAAATCTGGAATTCTATGCAGATTTCTTTAGAAGTGTGAAAGCACATCGTCCGTCATTGCATATTAAAGCTTTGACACCGGTTGAATGCTTTTATATCTTTAAAAAGGCTAAACTCAGTCATTATGATGGATTAAAATATTTCAAAGAAGCCGGTTTGGATTCAATGCCAGGTGGTGGTGCGGAAATTTTCCATCCGGAGGTAAGAGAAAAGATAGCGAATGATAAATGTACGGCTGAACAATGGCTTGATATTCATGAGCAGGCACATAAATTGGGTTTAAAAACGAATGCGACTATGTTATATGGTCATATTGAAGAATTTAAGCACAGGGTTGACCATATGGAACGTTTGCGCCAGTTACAAGATAAGACAGGTGGTTTCCAGGCATTTATTCCACTTAAGTTCAGAAATCAGAATAACCAGATGGAACATGTTCCTGAGGTTTCTGTGGTAGAGGATTTAAGAAACTATGCGATTGCACGTATTTACCTGGATAACTTTGATCATATCAAAGCTTATTGGGCAATGATCAGCCGTCAGACTGCTCAGTTATCTTTAAACTTTGGAGTGGATGATATTGATGGTACGCTGGATGATACAACAAAGATTTATTCGATGGCGGGTGCTGAAGAACAGACTCCTGGTATGAGTACGCGCGAGTTGGCTAATCTGATTAAACAGGTACACCGTCAGCCTATCGAAAGAGATACTTTTTATAATGTAGTTACAGATTATACAGATTTTGTTTTTGAGGAGGACGTGAAGCCTCAGTATTATAAGCTCCCGGTAATTAATTAA
- a CDS encoding homoserine O-acetyltransferase family protein yields the protein MSSTHLYNYPKQFKLENGKKLRGIEISYQTFGKLNASKDNVIWACHALTANADVLDWWKGLFGEKNLFNPEEHFIICATVIGSHYGSTNPLSINPVTGNPYYLSFPEFTIRDLVHGHQLLAEHLGIQKIRVLIGGSLGGQQASEWAIMESNKIENLILVATNAYHSPWGIAFNESQRLAISTDRSFYAQQPDGGLKGLKAARSIALLSYRTYEAYNATQLESVNEKTDGFRASSYQNYQGEKLCKRYNAYSYWYLSKAMDSHNVGRGRKSVIDALKTIKSNTLVIGIENDFLFPLVEQEFLAKHIPGAEFHSINSAYGHDGFLIETDILTNIIGNFLKESVNKKIIKLHKTA from the coding sequence ATGTCATCAACACACCTATATAATTACCCAAAGCAATTTAAACTGGAGAACGGAAAGAAATTGCGCGGGATAGAAATTAGCTATCAGACCTTTGGAAAGCTAAATGCCAGCAAAGACAATGTGATCTGGGCATGTCACGCACTAACTGCCAATGCAGATGTCCTGGATTGGTGGAAAGGACTCTTTGGAGAAAAGAACTTATTTAATCCAGAAGAGCATTTTATAATTTGTGCAACGGTTATTGGTTCACACTATGGGAGTACAAACCCACTAAGTATTAATCCAGTAACAGGAAATCCATACTACTTATCATTCCCTGAGTTTACCATCAGGGACCTGGTTCATGGACATCAGCTCCTTGCCGAACATTTAGGCATTCAAAAGATCCGCGTATTGATCGGTGGATCATTAGGTGGACAGCAGGCTAGTGAATGGGCAATTATGGAAAGCAATAAAATAGAGAACCTGATTCTTGTAGCGACCAATGCGTATCATTCTCCCTGGGGAATCGCTTTCAACGAAAGTCAGCGCCTGGCCATCAGCACCGACCGTAGTTTTTACGCGCAACAACCTGATGGCGGTTTGAAAGGCCTGAAAGCAGCAAGAAGCATCGCACTGCTTTCTTACCGGACCTACGAAGCCTATAATGCGACACAACTAGAAAGTGTCAATGAAAAAACTGACGGCTTCCGTGCCTCTTCTTATCAGAATTACCAGGGAGAAAAACTTTGCAAAAGATACAATGCCTATAGCTATTGGTATTTAAGCAAAGCAATGGACAGCCACAATGTTGGCAGAGGAAGAAAAAGCGTTATTGATGCGCTGAAAACTATCAAGTCCAACACCTTGGTGATCGGAATTGAAAATGACTTCCTTTTTCCCTTAGTGGAACAGGAGTTTTTAGCCAAACACATACCAGGAGCAGAATTTCACAGTATCAATTCAGCTTATGGCCATGATGGATTCTTAATTGAAACAGACATACTAACTAATATCATCGGCAATTTCCTCAAAGAAAGTGTCAATAAAAAAATTATTAAACTGCATAAAACAGCATAA
- a CDS encoding 3'-5' exonuclease, whose translation MKLNLIRPLAFFDLETTGINVGSDRIVEIAILKAMPDGSELVKTLRVHPDMPIPLQSSLIHGIYDKDIADAPKFNEVAAEIAEFIGDADLAGYNSNRFDIPVLLEEFLRAGVDFDMTGRRFVDVQNVFHQMEQRTLRAAYKFYCGQDIINAHSAEADIKATYHVLLAQLDRYENVDFEDKQGNISQPVKNDVDALHAFTNMNKPVDFAGRMVFNENGEEVFNFGKHKNKTVEQVFDTEPSYYAWMKQGDFPLYTKKKLEEIWTRWNKKKELSRAAKMPATPRPADPAGNPVKPKPAAVQSRPQQAGGQSAPQPKKEKPAVNVTPDMLEQLKMKFGK comes from the coding sequence ATGAAATTAAATCTAATCCGTCCTCTTGCTTTTTTTGATTTGGAAACCACAGGAATTAACGTTGGTTCTGATCGTATCGTTGAAATTGCAATTTTAAAAGCCATGCCAGATGGATCTGAGCTGGTAAAAACATTACGTGTCCATCCGGATATGCCAATCCCTTTGCAATCTTCGCTGATTCATGGGATTTATGATAAGGATATTGCTGACGCACCTAAATTTAATGAGGTAGCGGCAGAGATTGCTGAATTTATCGGTGATGCGGATCTTGCAGGTTACAACTCTAATCGTTTTGATATTCCTGTATTACTGGAAGAATTTTTACGTGCAGGTGTAGACTTTGATATGACTGGAAGAAGATTTGTAGATGTACAAAATGTGTTTCATCAAATGGAGCAACGTACTTTGCGTGCGGCTTATAAATTCTATTGTGGTCAGGATATTATCAATGCACACTCTGCAGAGGCAGATATTAAAGCTACTTATCATGTTTTACTTGCACAGCTTGACCGTTATGAGAATGTAGATTTTGAAGATAAACAAGGTAATATTTCTCAGCCGGTTAAAAATGATGTAGATGCACTTCATGCTTTTACAAACATGAACAAACCTGTTGATTTTGCAGGCAGAATGGTCTTCAATGAGAATGGGGAGGAAGTGTTTAATTTCGGAAAGCATAAAAATAAAACAGTTGAGCAGGTATTTGATACGGAGCCAAGTTATTATGCCTGGATGAAACAGGGAGATTTTCCTTTATATACTAAAAAGAAACTGGAAGAAATCTGGACACGCTGGAACAAGAAAAAAGAATTGAGCAGAGCAGCAAAAATGCCAGCAACGCCAAGGCCAGCAGATCCTGCCGGGAATCCTGTAAAACCTAAACCTGCCGCTGTACAATCAAGGCCGCAACAGGCTGGAGGACAATCAGCTCCACAACCTAAAAAAGAGAAACCAGCAGTTAATGTTACACCGGACATGCTGGAACAGTTAAAAATGAAATTCGGTAAATAG
- a CDS encoding histidine phosphatase family protein, producing the protein MDKEIYIIRHGETELNKQGIIQGRGIDSDLNATGRAQAAAFYKLYKDVPFDKVYTSVLKRTQQTVQQFIDAGLPWEKHTELDELAWGEFEGQHTSELVIGAFKDITEKWQAGDYEAHFAGGESPADVEIRLKEIVAVIKSRTAEKLILICMHGRSLRLLMCLLMNKPLSEMYDFPHQNTGLYRLDLTGDTFTVLTQNNTDHLNV; encoded by the coding sequence ATGGATAAGGAAATATATATCATCCGTCATGGCGAGACGGAGCTAAATAAACAAGGAATTATACAGGGCAGAGGGATAGATAGCGATTTAAATGCTACTGGAAGAGCTCAGGCTGCTGCATTTTATAAGTTATACAAAGACGTCCCTTTTGATAAGGTTTATACTTCAGTGCTTAAACGTACGCAGCAAACTGTTCAGCAGTTTATTGATGCGGGCCTTCCCTGGGAGAAACATACGGAGCTGGATGAACTGGCCTGGGGGGAATTTGAAGGGCAGCATACCAGTGAATTGGTTATCGGAGCTTTCAAAGATATCACTGAAAAGTGGCAGGCTGGAGATTATGAGGCACATTTTGCAGGTGGCGAAAGCCCGGCAGACGTAGAAATCAGGTTAAAAGAAATTGTTGCAGTGATTAAGTCCAGAACAGCCGAAAAGCTGATCTTGATTTGTATGCACGGACGTTCTTTACGCTTGCTGATGTGTTTGTTGATGAACAAGCCTTTGTCTGAAATGTATGACTTTCCGCATCAGAATACGGGTCTTTACAGACTTGATTTAACGGGTGATACCTTTACGGTTCTAACCCAGAACAATACCGACCATTTAAACGTATAA
- a CDS encoding C40 family peptidase: MTLRSIRASHLIILLAAMAFLSSCGSRRSTVYKESRGAKAAEAMANVKSKELYRFITDWSGVRYRLGGLDKSGIDCSGFALLLNKEIYGLKLPRRSKDQADVIKEKNVSQLKEGDLIFFSFGGNGIDHVGVYLNHGFFVHASTTRGVIVDDLSLPAYQRVLVKAGPVKD, encoded by the coding sequence ATGACTTTACGCAGTATCCGTGCCTCTCACCTGATCATATTGTTGGCCGCAATGGCTTTTCTTTCTTCTTGTGGAAGCAGAAGATCAACAGTTTACAAAGAAAGCAGGGGTGCCAAAGCTGCTGAAGCCATGGCAAATGTTAAAAGTAAGGAATTGTACCGTTTCATTACCGATTGGAGTGGTGTGAGGTACAGGCTTGGTGGATTAGATAAAAGTGGGATAGATTGTTCAGGATTTGCCTTACTTTTGAATAAGGAGATTTATGGATTAAAATTACCAAGACGCTCTAAAGACCAGGCCGACGTGATTAAAGAAAAAAATGTTTCGCAGCTAAAAGAGGGAGATCTGATCTTTTTCTCTTTTGGGGGCAATGGAATAGACCATGTAGGCGTTTATCTTAATCACGGGTTCTTTGTACATGCTTCTACTACGCGTGGTGTGATTGTAGATGACTTAAGCCTGCCTGCTTACCAGCGCGTACTGGTTAAAGCAGGACCTGTAAAAGATTAA